A region of Candidatus Omnitrophota bacterium DNA encodes the following proteins:
- a CDS encoding tetratricopeptide repeat protein: MFRKLREYRLLFVLTVGMLFCASLCQAQVLQKEAVEYRNRGYTAQQSGDIETALVYYQKAVSLDPYYAVAYNDLGIIYEIKGYVDKAEAAYLKAVSINPNFAEAHSNLAFFYEARKKYDKAVAHWARRIELGNKDDFWTQKCWEKMWQYAPDKAKELEARLLAQEVAIQMEKDKEVRIVKAKRLYQEAMVFYNKRDYLQALPLFQEAYELLPNDPELSQMYQEVFAKTREMNICLHFEQAMTYYRQGNYALAKEEFEKILGLIPQQ; encoded by the coding sequence ATGTTCAGGAAATTAAGAGAATATAGATTACTTTTTGTGTTAACAGTGGGAATGCTCTTCTGTGCGAGTCTCTGTCAGGCTCAAGTTCTTCAAAAAGAGGCAGTAGAATATCGTAACCGTGGTTATACTGCTCAACAGAGCGGGGATATTGAAACTGCACTTGTCTACTATCAGAAGGCGGTCTCTCTTGACCCTTATTATGCGGTTGCCTATAATGATTTGGGGATAATTTATGAGATTAAGGGATATGTAGATAAAGCCGAAGCCGCTTATCTTAAAGCCGTCTCCATTAATCCTAATTTTGCTGAAGCGCATTCTAATCTTGCCTTTTTCTACGAAGCAAGAAAAAAATATGATAAAGCGGTAGCCCATTGGGCGAGGAGGATTGAATTGGGTAATAAAGATGATTTCTGGACCCAGAAATGTTGGGAGAAGATGTGGCAGTATGCTCCAGATAAAGCAAAAGAATTAGAAGCAAGACTCCTTGCTCAGGAAGTAGCGATTCAAATGGAAAAAGATAAGGAAGTGCGGATAGTTAAAGCAAAAAGGTTATACCAAGAAGCAATGGTATTTTACAATAAAAGAGATTATTTACAGGCACTTCCTCTTTTCCAAGAAGCTTATGAGCTTTTACCCAACGACCCAGAACTTTCCCAGATGTATCAGGAAGTTTTTGCTAAAACCCGAGAGATGAATATCTGTCTTCACTTTGAACAGGCAATGACCTATTATCGGCAAGGAAATTACGCTCTTGCAAAAGAGGAATTTGAAAAAATCCTTGGGCTCATTCCCCAACAATAG
- a CDS encoding tetratricopeptide repeat protein, whose translation MCRRRVCVLIVLFLLFLSWSIPLYAEESFFSEEVKEYRKAGYKAYREGNLDKAYQFFKKAVLLDPENSLLHNDLGIVYERRGLKELAIKEYLEAIRINPQYPAPYMNLALLYRELGEIEKVIFYLKERVKLGKSRDPWYKKALAMLKSYEENVLFVEEKNEEPMVVAGEELLNKTPKTFLLEKDEKMRREETFETNEVNEVEKIYQEGKNALSGGNFGLAVEKINQLLMLNPLYKATEEVLINVEKDRLMQETREEEPIVLYIP comes from the coding sequence ATGTGCAGAAGGAGAGTTTGTGTTTTAATAGTTTTATTTTTATTATTTCTTTCTTGGTCCATCCCTTTATACGCCGAGGAGAGTTTCTTCTCTGAAGAGGTCAAGGAGTATCGTAAGGCAGGTTATAAGGCTTACAGAGAAGGCAATTTAGATAAGGCATATCAGTTTTTTAAAAAAGCAGTTCTTCTAGACCCAGAGAATTCTCTTTTACATAATGACCTGGGTATAGTTTACGAAAGGCGGGGGTTGAAAGAATTAGCCATAAAAGAATATCTGGAGGCAATAAGAATTAACCCCCAGTATCCTGCACCTTACATGAATCTCGCCCTTTTGTACCGTGAGTTAGGAGAAATAGAGAAGGTAATATTTTATTTAAAAGAAAGAGTGAAGTTAGGAAAAAGCAGAGACCCTTGGTATAAAAAAGCTTTGGCGATGTTAAAAAGCTATGAAGAAAATGTTCTTTTTGTCGAGGAGAAGAATGAAGAACCTATGGTCGTTGCTGGCGAAGAGCTTTTAAATAAAACCCCAAAAACTTTTTTATTAGAGAAAGATGAGAAAATGCGTCGAGAAGAAACTTTTGAAACAAATGAGGTAAATGAAGTTGAAAAAATATATCAGGAAGGGAAAAATGCTCTTTCCGGAGGTAATTTTGGTTTGGCGGTTGAGAAGATAAATCAACTCCTTATGCTTAATCCTTTATACAAAGCAACTGAGGAAGTTTTGATAAATGTAGAAAAAGACCGATTGATGCAAGAGACACGGGAGGAAGAACCTATTGTATTATACATTCCCTGA
- a CDS encoding PKD domain-containing protein, whose amino-acid sequence MKIGVVILCILLAFAVLPSLAFARCWGGKCAEEPVVVGEKANVCDTFTFDATASYDPGKRKLSYLWDFGDGETSEKPIVTHTYKKSGTYRVTLTVKNDSGLDCDTAITTTTVKVNTAPQVVFTAPDEVCKGENIVFDASGTTDNTPEKLTYYWDFGDGTKGEGRIVNKSYDKGGTYKVLLAVDDNEGTSCSKGVFSKMVSVNSAPVANAGEDIALTFNASQEYRVNLDGSKSRDPDGDTLTYRWDFGDGESATGARVTHVYKKGGTYTARLTVDDGKGSRCSLDTDTVNISLKKAPLADAGPNLVCCVGVENIFDASNSYDPDGDALSYSWDFGDGDKAEGIKVKHTYTKSGTYTVTLTVKDSTGLTSVDSFVATVSSGPVPDLKVR is encoded by the coding sequence ATGAAAATAGGTGTTGTTATTTTATGCATCTTGTTAGCATTTGCTGTCCTACCTTCTCTTGCTTTTGCAAGATGTTGGGGTGGGAAATGCGCAGAGGAGCCAGTGGTGGTTGGGGAAAAAGCCAATGTCTGTGATACCTTCACTTTTGATGCTACTGCATCCTATGACCCAGGCAAAAGGAAACTTTCCTATCTCTGGGATTTTGGTGATGGTGAAACCAGCGAAAAGCCAATAGTTACGCACACTTACAAAAAGTCAGGAACTTATCGAGTTACCCTGACGGTAAAGAATGACTCTGGGTTAGATTGCGATACCGCCATAACCACTACCACCGTGAAAGTAAATACCGCTCCTCAGGTAGTATTTACTGCTCCTGATGAGGTCTGTAAGGGAGAAAACATTGTTTTTGATGCTAGTGGAACTACCGACAATACTCCCGAAAAATTAACTTATTATTGGGATTTCGGTGATGGTACAAAAGGAGAAGGCAGAATAGTAAACAAGTCTTATGACAAAGGTGGTACATATAAGGTTCTTTTGGCAGTAGATGATAATGAAGGAACTTCCTGCAGTAAAGGAGTATTTTCTAAAATGGTTTCCGTAAATAGCGCTCCTGTAGCCAATGCAGGAGAGGATATTGCGCTTACTTTTAATGCCAGCCAGGAATACAGAGTTAATTTGGATGGCAGTAAATCCCGTGATCCTGACGGCGATACGCTTACCTACCGTTGGGATTTTGGAGACGGAGAAAGTGCTACTGGTGCAAGAGTTACGCACGTGTATAAAAAGGGAGGAACCTATACCGCACGTCTAACCGTAGATGATGGCAAAGGTTCGCGTTGTAGTTTAGATACGGATACAGTAAATATTTCCCTGAAGAAAGCGCCTTTAGCAGATGCTGGTCCAAATTTAGTTTGCTGTGTGGGTGTAGAAAATATTTTTGATGCCTCTAATTCCTATGACCCCGATGGGGATGCTTTAAGTTACTCCTGGGATTTTGGTGATGGGGATAAAGCAGAAGGCATTAAAGTAAAGCATACCTATACTAAATCAGGAACTTATACGGTTACGCTTACGGTAAAAGATAGTACAGGACTTACTTCGGTTGATTCCTTTGTGGCTACAGTAAGCAGTGGCCCAGTTCCTGATTTGAAAGTTAGGTAA
- a CDS encoding TlpA family protein disulfide reductase produces the protein MSRENYKCGLFFLIFILVISSSAFTSNSPSDKKDFFRDYQKIEFNLPRREADLVYLGLKGLNNRTFKLSEINAKVVILEIVTAYCPYCSGSIPEINGLCELIKHSPYAQQIKLLGIGMANSEEEIEAFRDKYAISFPVFADEDNKIYKVMGRIDLPYWTVLYHNPQGVWEEIYAQSGKLPEAEKLLDLVLEKTGLSRNQ, from the coding sequence ATGAGCCGAGAAAATTATAAATGCGGGTTGTTTTTTCTCATTTTTATTCTAGTTATTTCTTCTTCTGCTTTTACCTCAAATAGTCCTTCAGATAAAAAAGATTTTTTCCGAGATTATCAAAAAATTGAATTTAATCTTCCCCGTCGAGAAGCAGATTTGGTTTATCTAGGTTTAAAAGGGTTAAACAATAGAACCTTTAAACTTAGCGAGATAAATGCCAAGGTGGTTATCCTGGAGATAGTTACTGCCTATTGCCCTTATTGTAGTGGAAGTATTCCTGAGATAAATGGATTATGTGAACTTATTAAGCATTCTCCTTATGCTCAGCAGATTAAATTATTGGGTATAGGGATGGCAAATTCAGAAGAAGAAATTGAAGCCTTTAGGGATAAATATGCGATTTCCTTCCCGGTTTTTGCCGATGAGGATAACAAAATTTATAAGGTTATGGGGAGAATAGATTTACCTTACTGGACAGTGCTTTATCACAATCCCCAAGGAGTATGGGAAGAGATTTATGCTCAGAGCGGGAAATTGCCGGAAGCGGAAAAACTTCTAGATTTAGTCTTGGAAAAAACAGGCTTGTCCCGTAACCAATAA
- a CDS encoding IS3 family transposase: MKIKLKNKELLEQIQNLKLEHPFWGYRRVWAYLKYRKGLVVNKKRIYWLMKENNFLIVPNTKLKALRAKYLNRSKPKAIRPNQFWGIDMTKLLLKSFGWLYLVIVLDWFTKKIIGYSLKMHSKTQDWLEALNNAVNNQFPQWILSKSQELFLISDNGSQPTSEKFMQACSVLEIKQIFTCYDNPKGNAGTERVIRTLKEDLIWLRQEQWETPFDVEEDLKVWIERYNTDYPHSSLGYKTSVQYEKEQLLLTTKI, from the coding sequence ATGAAGATAAAGCTAAAAAATAAAGAACTCCTTGAACAAATCCAAAATCTAAAACTTGAACATCCTTTTTGGGGTTACAGGCGCGTCTGGGCATATCTAAAATATCGCAAAGGCTTAGTTGTCAATAAAAAGCGTATCTACTGGCTGATGAAAGAGAATAATTTCTTGATTGTGCCTAACACAAAGCTCAAAGCCTTGAGAGCAAAATATCTAAATAGAAGTAAGCCTAAGGCTATAAGGCCTAACCAATTCTGGGGTATCGATATGACCAAACTCTTACTTAAGTCCTTTGGTTGGCTGTATCTTGTGATTGTCCTTGACTGGTTTACCAAGAAAATCATCGGCTATTCTCTTAAGATGCATTCTAAAACTCAAGATTGGCTTGAAGCTTTAAATAACGCAGTTAATAACCAATTTCCCCAATGGATATTGTCAAAGAGCCAGGAACTTTTCTTAATCTCGGACAATGGTTCACAACCAACCTCAGAAAAATTTATGCAAGCCTGTTCCGTCTTAGAAATTAAACAGATATTCACCTGCTATGATAATCCCAAAGGCAATGCCGGTACCGAAAGAGTTATCCGGACATTAAAAGAAGACTTAATCTGGTTAAGACAAGAACAATGGGAGACACCCTTTGATGTCGAAGAAGACCTTAAAGTCTGGATAGAGCGTTATAATACAGATTATCCACATTCTTCTTTAGGTTATAAAACATCAGTTCAATATGAGAAAGAGCAGTTGTTACTCACTACTAAAATTTAG
- a CDS encoding NAD(P)-dependent glycerol-3-phosphate dehydrogenase encodes MFNQLISMHIGILGDGGWGTALAILLAKKGYSVGLWGVFPEYLEILERKRENIKFLPGKKIPSSVRIIKDKEKIINTSSIIVVAIPSKYLRSTLQEFSHFDFRNKIILSVVKGIEEDTYLRPSEIIDRALGMVNSAVLSGPSIAQEVAGGIPTAVVIASSDLELAKKLQEIFSTENFRVYTSSDVIGVELGGALKNIIALACGISDGLGFGTNTKAALLNRGLVEMIRLGTCLGARPETFWGLSGLGDLITTCFSPYSRNRGVGEEIGKGRKLKEIIKRMEMVAEGILTTRAVYELAKRRNIEMPITEQVYRVIYEDKSPKKAVKELMTRELKEEVVSRNP; translated from the coding sequence ATGTTTAACCAATTAATTAGTATGCATATCGGAATTCTTGGAGACGGGGGATGGGGGACTGCTTTAGCAATCCTTCTCGCTAAAAAAGGATATTCTGTAGGTTTATGGGGTGTTTTTCCTGAATATTTAGAAATTCTTGAAAGGAAGAGAGAAAATATTAAATTTCTTCCGGGGAAAAAGATTCCTTCTTCAGTCAGAATAATCAAAGATAAGGAAAAGATTATAAACACTTCTTCAATAATTGTCGTTGCCATTCCTTCAAAATACTTACGTTCTACTTTACAAGAATTTTCTCATTTTGATTTTAGAAATAAAATCATCTTAAGCGTGGTTAAGGGAATAGAAGAAGATACTTACTTAAGGCCATCGGAGATTATTGACCGTGCTTTAGGTATGGTAAATTCGGCAGTTCTTTCCGGACCAAGCATTGCCCAAGAGGTTGCAGGGGGAATTCCTACTGCAGTAGTTATTGCCTCTTCTGATTTAGAATTGGCAAAGAAACTTCAAGAAATATTCTCTACAGAAAACTTTCGGGTATATACTTCTTCTGATGTGATTGGCGTAGAATTAGGAGGGGCGTTAAAAAATATTATTGCTCTTGCCTGTGGGATAAGCGATGGCTTAGGATTTGGAACAAATACAAAAGCTGCTCTGCTTAATCGGGGATTAGTAGAAATGATTCGTTTAGGGACTTGTTTGGGAGCAAGACCAGAGACCTTCTGGGGTTTGAGTGGTTTAGGAGATTTAATTACTACCTGTTTCAGCCCTTATAGTCGAAACCGTGGGGTAGGAGAGGAAATCGGAAAGGGAAGGAAACTAAAAGAAATCATAAAAAGAATGGAGATGGTTGCCGAAGGCATTTTGACCACACGCGCGGTTTACGAATTGGCAAAAAGAAGAAATATTGAAATGCCCATTACTGAGCAGGTATACAGAGTCATCTATGAAGACAAATCCCCCAAAAAGGCTGTTAAGGAACTTATGACCCGTGAGCTTAAAGAGGAAGTTGTAAGCCGCAATCCTTAA
- a CDS encoding lysophospholipid acyltransferase family protein, producing the protein MKNQYFFYRLAQDLSIGLPRGCAYRIASFIADIYYIFYCRERKALRHNLKIIGIKEKDIDEYSRQVFRNFAKNLVDFFRFGLIDKRFLREKVRIVGLENMDNAFKRGKGILGLTAHLGNWELGGIIMAQKGYPVNAVAWEHNDPRINKIFIYQRQRKGIRVIPLGIALRRCFEALKNNEMVAMLGDRDFSPHGNKTEINFLGRPFRVPRGPATLSLRTGAVIVPGFTIREKDNTFTLYLEKPIQFTPSGDYEKDILRLTQDIMDIIEQYVRRYPEQWFMFREFWEQQKILNV; encoded by the coding sequence ATGAAAAATCAATATTTTTTTTATAGACTGGCTCAAGATTTAAGTATCGGGTTGCCACGCGGTTGTGCTTATAGAATTGCTTCTTTTATTGCAGATATTTATTACATCTTTTACTGTAGAGAACGCAAAGCTTTAAGGCATAATCTAAAAATTATAGGAATTAAGGAAAAAGATATTGATGAATATAGCCGTCAAGTTTTTCGCAATTTTGCTAAGAACTTGGTAGACTTTTTTAGGTTCGGTCTAATAGACAAGCGTTTTTTAAGAGAAAAAGTGCGCATCGTCGGTTTAGAGAATATGGACAATGCTTTTAAAAGAGGTAAAGGCATTTTGGGGCTTACTGCGCATTTGGGTAATTGGGAGCTTGGCGGTATAATTATGGCGCAAAAGGGATATCCTGTAAATGCAGTTGCTTGGGAACACAATGACCCGCGTATAAATAAGATATTTATCTATCAGCGACAGAGAAAAGGGATTAGAGTTATTCCCTTAGGTATTGCTTTACGTCGCTGTTTTGAGGCACTGAAGAATAACGAAATGGTAGCGATGTTGGGAGATCGTGATTTTAGTCCCCATGGTAATAAGACGGAAATCAATTTCTTAGGTAGGCCTTTTCGGGTTCCCCGTGGTCCCGCTACCTTATCTTTAAGAACAGGAGCAGTAATTGTTCCTGGTTTTACCATTAGAGAGAAAGACAATACTTTTACCCTTTATTTAGAAAAGCCGATTCAATTTACTCCCTCAGGAGATTACGAGAAGGATATTTTGAGACTTACCCAGGATATTATGGATATTATAGAACAATATGTAAGAAGATATCCCGAGCAATGGTTTATGTTCAGGGAATTCTGGGAACAACAAAAGATTTTAAATGTTTAA
- a CDS encoding glycosyltransferase, producing the protein MNKKRILLMYITPNSGHHRASLAIEKALREFTSDKVEIFNIDAFTYTNPILARIINRTYMSLIKNKPEVWDYLYDNPKIVKNTQKFREIIHRFNSGKLKILLEDFRPHAVVCTQAFPCGMIADYKKTYGFNTSLIGVLTDYVAHSYWLYDSVDFYVVPSEDTAHRLKSEGVPGERIRILGIPVAPEFRKEKDKSKIFEKLNLNPQLPVILIMGGSQGLGPINKIVNIISHLPTPLQMVVICGRNKFLYKKLSLRKRNVKKPLLILGYIDNIDELMEISTVLITKPGGLTTAEALAKGIPMVIIRPLPGQEAKNTDFLLKANVALKANDELEVGILLRELLTNPLKLEQMHREAIRYGYPDSSLQIAKLIIENAL; encoded by the coding sequence ATGAATAAGAAGAGAATTCTTTTAATGTACATTACTCCCAATTCTGGGCACCACCGCGCAAGTCTTGCAATTGAGAAGGCCTTGCGTGAATTTACTTCTGATAAGGTTGAGATATTTAATATTGATGCTTTTACCTACACTAATCCCATACTTGCACGGATTATTAACCGCACATATATGTCGTTGATAAAAAACAAGCCCGAAGTTTGGGATTATCTTTACGATAACCCTAAAATTGTGAAAAACACCCAGAAATTTAGAGAGATTATTCACCGTTTTAATTCTGGGAAACTAAAAATTCTCTTGGAAGATTTCCGTCCCCATGCAGTGGTTTGTACACAGGCTTTTCCTTGTGGTATGATTGCAGATTATAAAAAAACCTATGGTTTTAATACCTCTCTGATTGGGGTTTTGACGGATTACGTTGCTCATTCCTATTGGTTGTATGATTCAGTAGATTTCTATGTTGTTCCTTCAGAAGATACTGCTCATCGTTTAAAAAGTGAAGGGGTACCTGGAGAAAGAATAAGGATATTGGGCATTCCGGTGGCTCCTGAATTTAGAAAAGAAAAAGACAAGAGTAAAATTTTTGAGAAGTTAAATCTTAATCCACAATTACCCGTTATACTTATTATGGGTGGGAGTCAAGGGTTAGGGCCCATAAATAAAATAGTAAATATAATTTCTCATCTCCCCACTCCTTTACAGATGGTAGTTATTTGTGGTAGGAACAAATTTCTTTACAAAAAACTTTCCCTAAGGAAAAGAAATGTTAAAAAACCCTTGCTTATTTTAGGCTATATAGACAATATTGACGAGCTAATGGAGATATCTACTGTCCTCATCACGAAACCAGGAGGGTTGACTACCGCAGAAGCGCTGGCAAAAGGAATTCCTATGGTTATTATCCGTCCACTTCCTGGACAGGAGGCAAAAAATACCGATTTTTTGCTTAAGGCGAATGTTGCCCTTAAGGCAAATGATGAGTTGGAAGTGGGGATACTGCTTAGAGAATTACTTACTAATCCTTTAAAATTAGAACAAATGCATCGTGAGGCTATTCGCTATGGTTATCCCGACTCTTCATTGCAAATAGCGAAATTGATTATTGAGAACGCTTTGTAG
- the lipA gene encoding lipoyl synthase: MKFCQYPHWLVKRFYNTREFNQVRLILRKFNLRTVCEEARCPNMSECFSKKRFTLLILGNKCTRNCRFCFVKKGKPILFYEEEVDNICQAVICLGIKHLVLTSVSRDDLPDKGAEHFARIIRRMKFLQPSVVVEALIPDFGSKEALIELVVKSGLDVLNHNIETVPRLYPQIRPDANYHTSLKVLKIAKKFGSLTKSGLILGLGEKKKEVKRVMNDLSKIGVDILTLGQYLRPGENSLEVKEYINPQTFSYYREIAEGIGFKYVLAGPFVRSSYLAEEIFTAIKDKFRSI, translated from the coding sequence ATGAAATTTTGCCAGTATCCTCATTGGCTGGTCAAACGTTTTTACAATACGAGAGAATTTAATCAGGTTAGACTAATTTTAAGAAAGTTTAATTTAAGGACTGTTTGTGAAGAGGCACGTTGTCCAAATATGAGTGAGTGTTTCTCTAAGAAAAGATTCACTCTCCTTATTTTAGGAAATAAATGCACCAGGAATTGTCGTTTCTGTTTTGTTAAAAAAGGTAAGCCCATCTTATTTTACGAAGAAGAAGTGGACAATATTTGTCAGGCAGTCATTTGTTTAGGAATAAAACATCTTGTGCTTACCTCGGTCAGTCGTGATGACTTACCCGATAAAGGCGCAGAGCATTTTGCACGGATAATTAGGAGGATGAAATTTCTACAGCCCTCGGTTGTCGTAGAGGCATTAATTCCCGATTTTGGGAGTAAAGAGGCACTTATTGAATTGGTTGTAAAAAGTGGTTTAGATGTGCTCAATCACAATATCGAAACCGTTCCCCGTCTCTATCCCCAAATAAGACCAGATGCAAACTATCATACCTCATTGAAAGTCTTGAAAATAGCGAAAAAATTTGGTAGTTTAACTAAATCCGGTCTTATATTAGGTTTGGGGGAAAAGAAAAAGGAAGTGAAGCGAGTAATGAATGATTTATCTAAAATAGGAGTGGATATTCTTACGTTGGGACAATATCTAAGACCAGGAGAAAACAGTTTAGAAGTTAAGGAGTATATTAATCCCCAAACATTTAGTTACTATCGAGAAATTGCCGAGGGAATTGGTTTTAAATATGTTCTAGCAGGTCCTTTTGTAAGGAGTTCTTATTTGGCGGAAGAGATTTTTACAGCAATAAAGGATAAATTTAGAAGCATCTGA
- the lipB gene encoding lipoyl(octanoyl) transferase LipB, with translation MKINFIDLGLRKFNEVQSIQEDFLKKRKDSLCGDVVLFSQFYPVITLGRNAKETDILVAKKTLEERGIDIYTLNRGGGVTLHLPGQWVIYPIWNLENWKKDISFYLKFLQNWVVDFLDCFKLKATVDRKLPGVWIGEKKISFIGIGISRWVTFHGLSININPDLKLFEYIIPCGIKNLKVTSLKEEIKNLSSEEVMKKNLLMALINLMRKERFSYEILPVSSLAGQTFLQYERI, from the coding sequence ATGAAGATAAATTTTATTGATTTGGGTCTAAGAAAATTTAATGAAGTTCAATCAATCCAGGAGGATTTCTTAAAAAAAAGAAAAGATAGTTTGTGTGGAGATGTTGTTTTATTCAGCCAATTTTATCCGGTGATTACACTGGGCAGAAATGCTAAAGAAACCGATATTCTTGTTGCTAAGAAGACATTAGAAGAAAGGGGGATTGATATTTACACTCTTAATCGGGGTGGAGGAGTTACCTTGCATCTTCCCGGCCAATGGGTAATTTATCCTATTTGGAATTTAGAGAACTGGAAAAAAGATATTAGTTTTTATCTTAAATTTTTGCAAAATTGGGTCGTAGATTTCCTGGATTGTTTTAAACTTAAAGCAACAGTTGATAGGAAGCTACCCGGTGTTTGGATAGGAGAGAAAAAAATTAGTTTTATCGGCATTGGCATAAGTAGATGGGTTACTTTTCACGGATTAAGTATTAATATCAATCCTGATTTAAAACTCTTTGAATATATAATTCCTTGTGGAATAAAAAATCTCAAAGTTACTTCTCTAAAAGAAGAGATTAAGAATCTTTCTTCTGAAGAGGTGATGAAAAAAAACCTATTAATGGCTTTGATAAATTTGATGAGAAAGGAAAGGTTTAGTTATGAAATTTTGCCAGTATCCTCATTGGCTGGTCAAACGTTTTTACAATACGAGAGAATTTAA
- the lpdA gene encoding dihydrolipoyl dehydrogenase, protein MQGYDVVVIGSGPGGYVAGLRSAQKGFKTAVIEQDKVGGVCLNLGCIPTKTLLESARQIDSLRKADEFGIKVNQFEVENAKIWERKERVVDNLRKGIEYLFKLKGVDLIKGRARLVNEETIAIEECSEEVKAKNIILATGSLPLELPHLKFDHKTILSSDDILEKGSLFSSLIIVGGGAIGCEFGSLFNSLGVKVTIVELLENILPHEDWEISHALELSFKKRGINIFTGRKIEEVNFGKEEVKVSLSDGKSIEAEKILVAVGRIPNSRNLGLEELGVYLRKGWIVTDDYLRTSVPNIFAVGDVIGEVLLAHVAMFQGERVVENIEGKNIKIDYKIAPNCIYTFPEIASVGIKESDLKKMNFDYSVGKFPFRALGKSHASGETEGFLKLVVDKKENIILGAQAIGPDVTNIISELVLAIKNRIKIKDILETIHPHPTFSEIVPETILASLNFSLHLV, encoded by the coding sequence ATGCAGGGATACGATGTTGTTGTTATTGGGTCAGGACCAGGGGGATATGTAGCGGGTTTGCGTTCAGCGCAGAAGGGTTTTAAAACCGCAGTTATTGAGCAAGATAAGGTAGGAGGAGTTTGCCTTAATCTTGGTTGCATCCCCACGAAAACCCTTTTGGAATCCGCCCGTCAGATTGACTCTCTTCGCAAAGCAGATGAATTTGGGATAAAGGTCAATCAATTTGAAGTAGAAAACGCAAAAATATGGGAGCGTAAAGAACGTGTAGTTGACAATTTGCGTAAAGGCATAGAGTATCTTTTTAAATTAAAAGGAGTAGATTTGATTAAAGGAAGAGCAAGACTGGTTAACGAGGAAACGATAGCGATAGAAGAGTGTTCGGAGGAGGTAAAAGCAAAAAACATTATTCTTGCCACGGGCTCTTTGCCTCTCGAGTTACCCCATTTAAAATTTGACCATAAAACAATTCTTTCAAGTGATGATATTTTGGAGAAAGGTAGTTTGTTTTCTTCTCTTATTATCGTGGGGGGAGGAGCCATAGGTTGTGAATTTGGTTCTTTATTTAATTCTCTGGGAGTAAAGGTTACAATAGTGGAATTATTAGAGAATATTCTTCCTCATGAAGATTGGGAAATATCTCATGCTTTAGAATTAAGTTTTAAGAAAAGAGGGATCAATATTTTTACTGGACGGAAAATAGAGGAAGTTAATTTCGGAAAGGAAGAGGTTAAAGTATCTCTTTCTGATGGCAAAAGTATTGAGGCGGAAAAAATACTCGTAGCTGTGGGAAGGATTCCAAACTCTCGCAATCTGGGGCTTGAAGAATTAGGAGTTTATTTAAGGAAAGGATGGATTGTTACAGATGATTATTTAAGAACAAGTGTCCCAAACATCTTTGCTGTTGGTGATGTAATTGGCGAGGTTCTGCTGGCTCATGTAGCTATGTTTCAGGGAGAAAGGGTTGTTGAGAATATTGAAGGTAAAAACATAAAGATTGATTATAAAATAGCACCAAACTGTATTTATACTTTTCCCGAGATTGCTAGCGTAGGGATTAAAGAAAGTGATTTAAAGAAGATGAATTTTGATTACAGCGTTGGAAAGTTTCCTTTTCGTGCATTAGGAAAGTCCCATGCTAGTGGAGAAACGGAGGGTTTTTTGAAATTAGTAGTTGATAAAAAAGAAAATATTATTTTGGGTGCTCAGGCTATTGGCCCTGATGTTACAAATATTATTTCTGAATTGGTACTTGCGATTAAGAACAGGATTAAAATTAAAGACATTTTAGAAACCATTCATCCCCATCCCACTTTTTCTGAAATAGTCCCCGAGACAATTCTTGCTTCTTTGAACTTTTCTCTACATCTGGTATGA